A window of the Bacteroides thetaiotaomicron VPI-5482 genome harbors these coding sequences:
- a CDS encoding SusC/RagA family TonB-linked outer membrane protein — translation MKTKTRDLSACLKRRLWIAGVCLAAFSFLSVSVVYAADDIQTIQQQKKGMTIKGKVLGTDGEPIIGASVLVKGSTTGVVTDLDGNYTLANVSKGAILEFSYVGYVKLTKTVGSETTINAILYEDSQMLEGVEVVAFGTQKKESVIGAISTVKVAELKTPSSNLTNALAGRIAGVISYQRTGEPGVDDASFFVRGVTTFGYKKDPLILIDGIELTSTDLARLQPDDIASFSIMKDATATALYGARGANGVILVKTKEGQKGKARLSLRVENSISAPTQEIDLADPVTYMRLHNEAYLTRNPLAPLMYSEEKIDNTVPGSGSVIYPATDWRKELLKDFTMNQRVNLNITGGGDVARYYVAASYSQDNGILEVDKNSNFNNNIKQRVYTLRSNVNINATKTTELIVRLSGVFDDYNGPLYGGSAMYNLIMKSNPVLFPAKYPKDEAHAYTKHTLFGNAENGQYLNPYAEMVRGYKESGRSNLSAQFEVKQDLKFLTEGLSARLLFNTSRISSYDVSRKLNPYYYKMTNYDYLTGDYAIDIINPDEGSEYLIYDPGGKSITANMYIEAALNYNRDFGKHGVGGLLVYQLRNNLQPNAGSLQASLPYRNVGLSGRFTYAYNNRYFAEFNFGYNGSERFHKSKRFGFFPSAGLAWVVSNESFWDPFKSVVSKLKLRASYGIVGNDAIGSGRFLYLSDINMNDSKYGANFGYNFDYHRDGISVKRYSDPEITWEKSAKTNFALEFTLFDDLNVTAEYYTERRKSILQQRASIPASMGLWVQPYANLGEAKGSGVDLSLDYNKYFANKSWLQLRGNFTYATSEYMVYEDYEYPGAWWKQKVGYPTNQTWGYIAEGLFVDDNEVANSPVQFGEYGAGDIKYRDVNKDGKITDLDQVPIGYPKEPEIVYGFGASYGYKNWDISVFFQGLARESFWIDYNNVSPYFNTVDTKVVGNRVGHNALAKFIADSHWSEDNRDAYAVWPRLSPTSIENNSKTSTWFMRDGSFLRLKQLEIGYTIPEKVTNKVGIKNLRFYVTGNNLLCFSKFKLWDPEMAGAGLGYPVQRVYNVGLNLTF, via the coding sequence ATGAAAACAAAAACAAGAGATTTAAGTGCATGCCTGAAAAGGCGGCTATGGATCGCCGGCGTATGTCTGGCAGCTTTTTCTTTTCTTTCTGTATCTGTTGTGTATGCTGCTGACGATATTCAGACTATTCAGCAGCAAAAGAAAGGAATGACGATTAAAGGTAAGGTTTTGGGTACAGATGGAGAACCTATTATTGGTGCATCTGTATTGGTGAAGGGATCGACTACCGGAGTCGTGACTGATTTGGATGGTAATTATACATTGGCTAACGTTTCTAAAGGCGCTATTCTGGAATTTAGTTATGTAGGTTATGTGAAACTGACCAAAACAGTAGGGAGTGAAACAACGATAAATGCAATCTTGTATGAAGATTCCCAGATGTTGGAGGGAGTTGAGGTTGTGGCTTTCGGTACACAGAAAAAGGAAAGCGTTATCGGAGCTATTTCAACGGTAAAAGTTGCAGAACTGAAAACACCGTCGAGTAACTTGACCAATGCACTTGCCGGGCGTATTGCAGGTGTGATTTCTTATCAAAGAACAGGTGAGCCCGGTGTAGATGATGCTTCTTTCTTCGTTCGTGGTGTTACTACTTTCGGTTATAAAAAGGACCCTTTAATTTTAATTGATGGCATTGAATTGACTTCTACTGACTTAGCTCGTTTGCAGCCTGATGATATCGCTAGTTTTTCTATTATGAAAGATGCTACTGCTACAGCGCTTTACGGTGCTCGTGGTGCGAATGGAGTTATCTTGGTCAAGACGAAAGAAGGTCAGAAAGGTAAGGCGCGATTAAGCTTGAGAGTTGAGAACTCAATATCTGCTCCAACTCAGGAGATTGACTTGGCAGATCCTGTTACTTATATGCGTCTGCACAATGAGGCCTATTTGACACGTAATCCGTTAGCGCCGTTGATGTACTCCGAAGAGAAAATAGACAATACTGTACCTGGCTCCGGTTCTGTGATTTATCCGGCTACGGACTGGAGAAAGGAATTATTGAAGGACTTTACGATGAACCAGCGTGTAAACTTGAATATTACAGGTGGTGGCGATGTGGCACGTTATTATGTGGCAGCTTCCTATAGTCAGGATAATGGTATTCTGGAGGTTGATAAGAATAGCAATTTTAATAATAACATTAAACAGAGAGTTTATACTCTTCGCTCTAATGTGAATATTAATGCTACTAAAACTACAGAATTGATTGTACGTTTAAGTGGTGTATTTGATGATTATAATGGTCCATTGTATGGTGGTTCTGCCATGTATAATCTGATTATGAAAAGTAACCCGGTATTGTTTCCTGCCAAATATCCCAAAGATGAGGCTCATGCATACACTAAGCATACTTTGTTTGGTAATGCTGAAAATGGACAGTATCTGAATCCATATGCAGAAATGGTAAGGGGATATAAAGAATCAGGACGTTCTAACCTGAGTGCACAGTTTGAAGTAAAGCAAGACTTGAAATTCTTGACAGAAGGTTTATCAGCCCGCTTATTGTTCAATACTTCCCGTATTTCCAGTTATGATGTTTCACGTAAGCTGAATCCGTATTATTATAAGATGACTAATTATGATTATCTGACTGGTGATTATGCTATCGATATTATCAATCCGGATGAAGGTTCGGAGTATTTGATTTATGATCCGGGAGGTAAAAGCATTACAGCTAATATGTATATTGAAGCAGCATTGAATTATAATCGTGACTTTGGAAAACACGGAGTAGGCGGATTGTTGGTTTATCAGTTGAGAAATAATCTTCAGCCAAATGCAGGCTCGCTTCAGGCATCTTTGCCTTATCGCAATGTCGGTTTATCCGGTCGTTTTACTTATGCATATAATAATCGTTATTTTGCAGAGTTCAACTTTGGTTATAATGGTTCTGAACGCTTCCACAAAAGTAAACGATTTGGCTTCTTCCCTTCTGCTGGTCTGGCATGGGTTGTTTCAAATGAATCTTTTTGGGACCCGTTTAAGAGTGTTGTGTCCAAATTGAAGTTGAGAGCTTCTTATGGTATAGTCGGTAATGATGCTATCGGAAGTGGGCGTTTCTTGTATCTGTCCGATATTAACATGAATGATAGTAAATATGGAGCAAATTTCGGATATAACTTTGATTATCATCGTGATGGTATCTCAGTGAAACGTTATTCTGATCCTGAAATTACATGGGAAAAATCTGCTAAGACCAACTTTGCACTTGAATTTACTCTGTTTGATGACTTGAATGTGACAGCCGAGTACTATACAGAACGCCGTAAGAGTATTTTGCAGCAACGCGCTTCTATTCCGGCATCTATGGGACTTTGGGTGCAGCCTTATGCAAACTTAGGTGAAGCTAAAGGAAGTGGCGTTGACTTATCACTGGACTATAATAAATATTTTGCAAACAAATCATGGTTGCAGTTGAGAGGAAACTTTACTTATGCAACTAGCGAATATATGGTGTACGAAGACTATGAATATCCGGGAGCATGGTGGAAACAAAAAGTCGGTTATCCTACCAATCAAACTTGGGGATATATTGCAGAAGGTTTGTTTGTAGACGATAACGAAGTGGCTAACTCTCCTGTACAATTCGGAGAATATGGTGCGGGTGATATTAAATATCGTGACGTAAATAAGGACGGAAAGATTACTGATCTCGACCAAGTACCTATCGGATATCCGAAAGAGCCGGAAATTGTATATGGTTTTGGTGCATCTTATGGATATAAGAATTGGGATATATCTGTATTCTTCCAAGGATTGGCCAGAGAATCATTCTGGATTGACTATAATAATGTTTCTCCGTATTTTAATACAGTTGATACGAAAGTTGTAGGAAATAGGGTAGGCCATAATGCACTTGCTAAGTTTATTGCAGATAGTCATTGGTCGGAAGATAATAGAGATGCGTATGCTGTGTGGCCGAGATTAAGCCCGACTTCTATTGAAAATAATAGTAAAACGAGCACATGGTTCATGCGTGATGGTTCGTTCTTGCGTCTGAAACAGTTAGAAATCGGATATACGATTCCTGAAAAGGTAACTAATAAAGTCGGTATTAAGAATCTTCGATTCTATGTTACAGGAAACAACTTATTGTGCTTCAGCAAGTTTAAACTTTGGGATCCTGAAATGGCAGGTGCCGGTTTAGGTTACCCTGTGCAGAGAGTATATAATGTTGGACTAAATTTAACATTCTAA
- a CDS encoding glycoside hydrolase family 88/105 protein, which yields MRKTLILILTLFAVFTTVDARSKKDQDRALIDKVAMWQIDHQTKVKHHDLAWTNGVLFRGMVEWADYTQDSRYYDFLMQIGKKHRWGFLKRLYHADDLVIAQMYIRMYEKYHDPVMIQPTIARVDSIVAKPSKARLWLGAKNWSERWSWCDALFMAPPVYGQLNKLYPEKNYLDFMDREFREATDSLYDADAGLYYRDRRYIPKKEKNGEKVFWGRGNGWVFAGLPLLLQTLPKEHPTYNYYLNIYKEMASSVIKCQDKNGSWHASMLDPESYPSPENSASGFFVYGLGWGINQGILKGKKYKKAAQKGWKALKSYVHEDGMLGYVQPVSAAPEQVTKDMTEVYGVGAFLMAGIEMLKMK from the coding sequence ATGAGAAAGACACTAATTTTGATTTTAACCTTGTTTGCAGTCTTTACGACTGTTGATGCTAGAAGTAAGAAAGACCAGGACCGCGCATTAATCGACAAAGTTGCCATGTGGCAGATAGATCATCAGACGAAAGTAAAGCATCATGATCTTGCATGGACCAATGGAGTTTTGTTTCGTGGCATGGTGGAATGGGCAGACTACACACAAGATTCCCGCTATTATGACTTTCTGATGCAGATAGGGAAAAAGCATCGTTGGGGATTCTTGAAAAGACTCTACCATGCGGATGATCTTGTGATAGCACAGATGTATATCCGTATGTATGAGAAGTATCATGATCCGGTAATGATTCAGCCTACTATCGCACGAGTAGATTCGATAGTGGCTAAGCCTTCGAAAGCTCGTTTATGGTTAGGTGCAAAAAACTGGTCGGAGCGTTGGTCATGGTGTGATGCTTTATTTATGGCTCCCCCTGTCTATGGACAGTTGAACAAACTGTATCCTGAAAAAAACTATCTGGATTTTATGGATCGTGAGTTTAGAGAAGCTACAGATTCCTTATATGACGCTGATGCAGGATTGTACTACCGGGACAGAAGGTACATCCCGAAAAAGGAGAAGAACGGTGAGAAAGTGTTTTGGGGGAGGGGTAATGGTTGGGTATTTGCCGGACTGCCTTTGTTATTACAAACACTTCCCAAAGAGCATCCGACTTATAATTATTATCTGAATATCTACAAAGAGATGGCTTCATCCGTCATCAAATGTCAGGATAAGAATGGTTCTTGGCATGCGAGTATGCTTGATCCCGAATCGTATCCTTCGCCGGAAAACAGTGCTTCCGGGTTCTTTGTCTATGGTTTGGGATGGGGAATTAATCAGGGGATACTGAAAGGTAAGAAGTACAAGAAAGCTGCTCAAAAGGGATGGAAAGCATTGAAGAGCTATGTCCATGAAGATGGCATGCTTGGATATGTTCAGCCCGTCAGCGCTGCTCCTGAACAAGTCACTAAAGACATGACCGAAGTGTATGGTGTAGGTGCATTCCTGATGGCTGGTATTGAAATGTTGAAAATGAAATAA
- a CDS encoding glycoside hydrolase family 2 protein — MIKHLTLLGTALLFSSQILLAQWKPAGDKIRTFWAEKVDVNNVLPEYPRPIMERSDWQNLNGLWNYAVLPLGQSAPTTFDGKILVPFAIESSLSGVGKTLGMEKELWYQRAFNIPSSWRGKRVLLHFGAVDWKTEVWVNNIKVGEHTGGFTPFTFDVTEALEKSTNTLTVKVWDPTDKGFQPRGKQVSNPRGIWYTPVSGIWQTVWLEPVSEHYIAGIKTTPDIDTNKIKVKVETDSNRQSDRLEVKVFDGKHLVAMGTSINGLPVEIPMPADAKLWSPDSPFLYQMEVSLISAGKLVDQIKSYVAMRKYSIKRDEHGIVRLQLNNKDLFQFGPLDQGWWPDGLYTAPTDEALRYDIEKTKDFGFNMIRKHIKVEPARWYTYCDQIGLIVWQDMPSGDKSPEWQNRKYFEGTELTRSAESEETYRKEWKEVIDCLYSYPCIGTWVPFNEAWGQFKTQEIAEWTKQYDPSRLVNPASGGNHYTCGDMLDLHHYPGPEMFLYDAQRATVLGEYGGIGLVLKDHLWEPNRNWGYIQFNTSAEATAEYLKYAGILKDMISRGFSAAVYTQTTDVEVEVNGLMTYDRKVIKLDESKLKKMNTEICNSLK, encoded by the coding sequence ATGATCAAACATTTAACACTTTTGGGTACAGCTCTTTTATTCTCTTCTCAAATTTTATTGGCGCAGTGGAAACCTGCGGGAGATAAAATCAGAACTTTTTGGGCAGAAAAGGTCGATGTGAATAATGTATTGCCGGAATATCCGCGTCCTATTATGGAACGTTCGGATTGGCAGAATCTGAATGGGCTATGGAACTATGCCGTATTACCTTTAGGACAATCTGCTCCGACTACGTTTGATGGAAAGATATTAGTTCCTTTTGCTATTGAATCAAGTCTTTCCGGTGTAGGAAAAACTTTGGGGATGGAAAAAGAATTATGGTACCAACGTGCATTTAATATTCCTTCCAGTTGGAGAGGCAAGAGAGTATTGCTCCATTTTGGCGCAGTAGATTGGAAAACTGAAGTGTGGGTAAACAATATAAAAGTAGGTGAACATACCGGTGGTTTTACTCCGTTTACTTTTGATGTGACTGAAGCTTTGGAGAAATCAACGAATACCCTGACTGTTAAAGTCTGGGACCCTACAGATAAAGGATTTCAACCTCGGGGAAAGCAAGTTAGTAACCCTCGTGGCATTTGGTATACTCCGGTAAGCGGTATATGGCAGACTGTGTGGCTGGAACCGGTGTCCGAGCATTATATTGCAGGTATAAAGACAACTCCCGACATAGATACAAATAAAATAAAGGTAAAAGTTGAAACGGATAGCAATAGACAGTCGGATAGGCTGGAGGTAAAAGTGTTTGATGGAAAGCATCTGGTGGCTATGGGAACCTCTATAAATGGTTTGCCGGTTGAGATTCCCATGCCTGCTGATGCAAAGCTCTGGTCGCCGGATAGTCCTTTCCTGTATCAGATGGAAGTATCTTTGATTTCTGCGGGGAAACTGGTGGATCAGATAAAAAGCTATGTTGCTATGCGCAAGTATTCGATAAAAAGAGATGAACATGGTATTGTGCGTTTACAGTTGAATAATAAAGACTTGTTCCAGTTTGGTCCTTTAGATCAGGGATGGTGGCCGGACGGATTATATACGGCTCCTACAGATGAAGCTCTACGCTATGACATTGAGAAAACTAAGGATTTTGGTTTCAACATGATTCGTAAACATATCAAAGTAGAACCTGCACGTTGGTATACTTACTGTGACCAGATAGGGCTTATCGTATGGCAGGATATGCCTAGTGGAGATAAAAGCCCGGAGTGGCAAAACCGAAAATATTTTGAGGGAACGGAGTTGACTCGTTCTGCTGAATCGGAAGAGACGTATCGTAAAGAATGGAAGGAAGTGATTGATTGTCTTTATTCTTATCCTTGTATTGGTACTTGGGTACCATTCAATGAAGCATGGGGACAATTCAAGACACAGGAAATTGCCGAATGGACAAAGCAATATGACCCTTCCCGATTGGTAAATCCGGCAAGTGGAGGGAATCATTATACATGTGGTGATATGCTTGATTTACATCACTATCCGGGACCGGAGATGTTTCTGTATGATGCGCAAAGGGCTACAGTTTTAGGCGAATACGGAGGTATCGGACTGGTGTTGAAAGATCATCTCTGGGAGCCGAATCGTAATTGGGGATATATCCAGTTCAATACTTCCGCAGAAGCTACAGCAGAATATCTGAAATATGCCGGAATACTGAAAGATATGATTTCCCGTGGATTTTCTGCAGCTGTCTATACACAAACTACTGATGTTGAAGTCGAAGTAAATGGTTTAATGACTTATGACCGTAAAGTGATAAAACTCGATGAGTCAAAATTGAAGAAGATGAACACAGAGATTTGCAATTCTTTAAAATAA
- a CDS encoding hybrid sensor histidine kinase/response regulator transcription factor: MKKNIITFVALIIGLICRAQTVDENYYFKSLSSQNGLSQNTVSAILQDSKGFMWFGTKDGLDRYDGVSFRHFKYDRTNPRSLGNNFVTSLYEDVEGNIWIGTDVGVYIYYPEKDTFRHFVELSDRNTRIERAVAMISGDRQGRIWIASEAQNLFCYDLKEQSLRNYILTEHSLVSTNVKCLTVDNSGTIWIGFYGDGLFYSKDNLKTLHPYLSPVDNEETYNDDVVSKIVLGAYNCLYISSLKGGVKELNLTSGKLRDLLLKDENNEAIYCRTLLVYTDNELWIGTESGVYIYNLRTEKYTHLRSSEYDPYSLSDNAIYSFCKDREDGIWIGSYFGGVNYYPRSYTYFEKYYPKGIENSLHGKRVREFCRDSQGILWIGTEDGGLNRFNLKTKDFSFFAPSAGFTNIHGLCLVDDKLWVGTFSKGLKVIDTRSGVVLKTYQKNDSPRSLIDNSIFAICKTATGDIYLGTMFGLVRYNKQSDDFDRIPELNGKFIYDIKEDSAGNIWLATYANGVYCYNVNDRKWKNYVHDDKDNTSLPYNKVSSVFEDSHRQIWLTTQGGGFCIFHPESETFTSYNSTNGLPSDVVYQIVEDKEGQLWLTTNNGLVCFQPNTEAMKVYTTANGLLGDQFNYRSSFEDENGMIYFGGIDGFIAFNPKDFSENKNLPTVVITDFLLFNKEVYADEPNSPLEKSITFSDKIVLRADQNSFSFRISALGYQAPRMNKLKYKLEGFDDEWLSVGESPLITYSNLRYGHYIFRVKAANSNGVWNSNEISLSIQILPPFYLSVWAYCIYVLLIIGCSVYLVLYFKRRTNRKHRRQMEKFEQEKEREVYNAKIDFFTNVAHEIRTPLTLINGPLENILLKKSVDSETREDLNIMKQNTERLLSLTNQLLDFRKTESQGFRLNFAECNITEVLKETHKRFTSLAKQRELDFILNVPVQDFYAHVNKEAFTKIVSNLLNNAVKYAETYVHVYLEINGTGENKMFYIRSVNDGVIIPNEMKEEIFKPFVRFNEKEDGKVTTGTGIGLALSRSLAELHRGNLTMLESEEANVFCLSLPVEQDSVIKLASEHKSVEESKTVERRIEQGESKTNRPVILVADDNQDMLSFVVRQLEDNYIVLTAKDGLEALEVLDNQEVTLVVSDVVMPRMDGFELCKVVKSKLDYSHIPVILLTAKTNIQSKIEGLELGADAYIEKPFSVEYLQACIANLINSREKLRQAFAQSPFVAANTMALTKADEEFMKKLNEIIQGNFHNPDFSMDDIVDSLNMSRSNFYRKIKGVLDLSPNEYLRLERLKRAAQLLKEGNGRVNEICYMVGFNSPSYFSKCFQKQFGVLPKDFAG, from the coding sequence ATGAAAAAAAATATTATAACGTTTGTTGCCTTAATAATTGGTCTTATTTGCCGTGCACAGACCGTAGATGAGAATTATTATTTTAAGAGTCTTAGTAGCCAGAATGGATTGTCGCAAAATACAGTAAGTGCTATCTTGCAGGATTCGAAAGGCTTTATGTGGTTTGGTACAAAAGATGGATTGGACAGATATGATGGTGTATCGTTCCGGCATTTTAAATATGATAGAACCAATCCGCGAAGTCTCGGTAATAATTTTGTGACTTCTCTTTATGAAGATGTTGAGGGAAATATATGGATAGGGACAGACGTAGGAGTATATATCTACTATCCTGAAAAAGATACTTTTCGTCATTTTGTAGAATTAAGTGATAGAAATACAAGGATAGAACGCGCTGTTGCCATGATTTCAGGGGACAGGCAAGGACGTATCTGGATAGCTTCGGAGGCGCAAAATCTATTTTGTTATGACTTAAAAGAACAAAGTTTGCGGAACTATATTTTGACAGAACATTCATTGGTCTCTACTAACGTGAAATGTTTGACAGTTGATAATAGCGGTACTATATGGATTGGATTCTACGGAGATGGACTATTTTATTCGAAAGATAATTTGAAAACTCTTCACCCCTATCTGTCACCTGTTGATAATGAAGAAACTTATAATGATGATGTTGTTAGTAAAATAGTATTAGGGGCATACAATTGTTTATATATCAGTTCCTTAAAAGGAGGGGTGAAAGAACTGAATTTGACTTCGGGCAAATTGAGGGACCTGTTGCTGAAAGACGAGAATAATGAGGCTATTTATTGTCGGACTCTACTTGTCTATACTGATAATGAGTTGTGGATAGGGACGGAATCAGGTGTTTATATTTATAATCTTCGTACGGAAAAGTATACGCATTTGCGTAGTTCCGAATATGATCCTTATTCTTTATCAGACAATGCTATTTATTCGTTTTGTAAGGACCGTGAAGATGGGATATGGATTGGTTCATATTTTGGAGGAGTAAATTACTATCCTCGTTCGTATACTTATTTTGAGAAGTATTATCCGAAAGGAATAGAAAATAGTCTGCATGGTAAGCGGGTACGTGAATTTTGTCGGGATAGTCAAGGTATATTATGGATTGGTACTGAGGATGGTGGATTAAATCGTTTCAATCTGAAAACGAAAGACTTTTCTTTTTTTGCTCCTAGTGCAGGATTTACGAATATACATGGGCTTTGTTTAGTGGATGATAAACTTTGGGTAGGTACATTCTCTAAGGGGCTAAAGGTGATAGATACCCGTTCAGGTGTTGTTTTAAAAACATATCAAAAAAATGATTCTCCCCGTTCTTTGATTGATAATAGCATTTTTGCAATCTGTAAAACAGCTACAGGTGATATTTATTTGGGAACTATGTTTGGGTTGGTACGATACAATAAGCAATCGGATGACTTTGATCGCATACCGGAACTAAACGGGAAATTTATATATGATATAAAAGAAGATTCTGCCGGTAATATCTGGTTGGCAACTTATGCTAACGGAGTATATTGTTATAATGTGAACGATCGGAAATGGAAGAACTATGTGCATGATGATAAAGATAATACAAGTCTTCCATATAATAAAGTATCGAGTGTTTTTGAAGATTCCCATCGTCAAATCTGGTTGACGACTCAAGGGGGAGGATTCTGTATATTTCATCCGGAGTCGGAGACTTTTACGAGTTATAACTCTACTAATGGATTGCCTAGTGATGTTGTTTATCAGATTGTAGAAGATAAAGAAGGGCAGCTATGGCTGACAACCAATAATGGTCTGGTTTGTTTCCAGCCAAATACTGAGGCTATGAAAGTGTATACTACTGCGAATGGTTTGTTGGGAGATCAGTTCAACTATCGCTCTAGTTTTGAAGATGAGAATGGAATGATTTACTTTGGGGGGATTGACGGTTTTATCGCTTTTAATCCTAAAGATTTCTCAGAGAATAAGAATCTTCCTACAGTAGTAATAACTGATTTTCTGTTGTTTAATAAGGAAGTGTATGCAGATGAACCAAATTCTCCTTTGGAAAAGAGTATAACTTTCTCTGATAAGATAGTACTTCGGGCTGATCAGAACTCCTTCTCTTTTCGTATTTCAGCTCTAGGTTATCAAGCTCCGAGAATGAATAAATTGAAGTATAAATTAGAAGGATTTGACGATGAGTGGCTATCTGTAGGCGAAAGCCCGCTGATAACTTATTCTAATCTACGTTATGGTCATTATATATTTCGGGTAAAGGCCGCCAATAGCAATGGTGTATGGAATAGTAATGAAATCTCGTTAAGTATCCAGATTCTACCTCCTTTTTATCTTTCTGTTTGGGCTTATTGCATTTATGTACTTTTGATTATTGGATGTTCTGTCTATTTGGTTCTTTATTTTAAGCGTCGCACCAATAGAAAGCATCGTCGTCAAATGGAGAAATTTGAGCAGGAAAAGGAACGGGAAGTGTATAATGCCAAAATAGATTTTTTCACTAATGTAGCACACGAGATACGTACTCCTTTGACGTTGATTAATGGTCCGTTGGAAAATATTCTTTTGAAAAAGTCAGTGGACTCGGAGACGCGTGAAGACTTGAATATAATGAAGCAGAACACAGAACGGCTACTAAGTCTGACGAACCAATTGTTGGATTTTCGCAAGACGGAGAGTCAGGGTTTCCGATTGAACTTTGCTGAATGTAATATTACGGAGGTATTGAAAGAAACTCATAAACGTTTTACTTCTTTGGCGAAGCAAAGAGAATTGGATTTCATTCTAAATGTACCGGTACAGGATTTCTATGCTCATGTAAATAAGGAGGCATTTACTAAAATTGTTAGTAATCTGCTGAATAATGCTGTGAAATATGCAGAAACGTATGTGCATGTGTACTTGGAAATAAATGGGACGGGAGAAAATAAGATGTTTTATATTCGTTCTGTGAATGACGGAGTTATTATCCCGAATGAAATGAAGGAAGAGATTTTTAAACCTTTTGTTCGCTTCAATGAGAAGGAAGATGGTAAAGTTACTACCGGAACGGGAATTGGATTGGCTCTTTCGCGTTCATTGGCTGAATTGCATCGGGGAAACTTGACGATGTTGGAAAGTGAAGAAGCCAACGTTTTTTGTTTGTCGCTGCCTGTAGAACAGGATAGTGTGATAAAACTAGCTTCAGAACATAAATCTGTGGAAGAGAGTAAAACGGTAGAACGTCGGATAGAACAGGGGGAAAGTAAGACAAATAGGCCTGTAATACTGGTAGCGGATGATAATCAGGATATGCTGTCTTTTGTTGTTCGTCAATTGGAAGATAATTACATCGTTTTGACTGCAAAAGATGGATTGGAAGCATTGGAAGTGCTGGATAATCAGGAAGTCACATTGGTGGTAAGTGATGTTGTAATGCCTCGTATGGATGGATTTGAGTTGTGCAAGGTGGTTAAGTCTAAACTGGATTATAGTCATATTCCGGTGATTCTGCTTACTGCTAAAACAAATATTCAATCTAAGATAGAGGGATTGGAATTAGGGGCGGATGCGTATATTGAAAAACCTTTCTCTGTTGAATATCTACAGGCTTGCATCGCCAATCTGATTAATAGTCGTGAGAAACTGCGTCAGGCTTTTGCACAATCGCCTTTTGTTGCGGCCAATACGATGGCTTTGACAAAAGCTGATGAAGAATTTATGAAAAAACTAAATGAAATCATTCAGGGTAACTTTCATAATCCTGATTTTAGTATGGATGATATAGTCGATTCATTGAATATGAGTCGCTCTAATTTTTATCGGAAAATAAAAGGAGTACTTGATCTGAGCCCGAATGAATACTTGCGGCTGGAAAGGTTGAAACGAGCTGCCCAATTATTGAAAGAGGGGAATGGGCGTGTGAATGAGATTTGTTATATGGTAGGTTTTAACTCGCCTTCCTATTTTTCTAAATGTTTCCAGAAACAGTTTGGAGTATTGCCGAAAGACTTTGCCGGTTAG